A genomic segment from Chrysemys picta bellii isolate R12L10 chromosome 11, ASM1138683v2, whole genome shotgun sequence encodes:
- the LMLN gene encoding leishmanolysin-like peptidase isoform X1: METRPKMAAEPRSRGPVPYTRPPLSALAAALLLLGCSPAPATASSSSSSCHHRVPGGGEVVYKVYLKENHVLKRNVDQNLRIKTIYDRSVEDLLPEKRHLIKNKLFPQAISYLEKTFQVRKPTGTISLSRQCATNQYLRKKGDPHRYCQGACAEHTRCGPVIVPEEHLQQCRVCSEDEWYCGPAGLPDQEGVRDADFVLYVSALTTERCGQENIIAYAAYCQLEAEMDRPVAGYANLCPNMISTQAQEFIGMLSTVKHEIIHALGFSAGLFAFYHDDDGNPLTARYADGLPPFNDSLGLYQWSNKVVDKAVRLWDIRGNKMLRHDVFLLLTPRVVEEARKHFDCPILEGMELENQGGMGTELNHWEKRLLENEAMTGSHTQNRVFSRITLALMEDTGWYKANYSMAEKLDWGRDKGCDFVMKSCKFWIDQKKEKRQLVSPYCDTLRSNPLQLTCRQDQKAVAVCNLQKFPKQLPQEYQYFDSLNGVPSEDLPYYGGSVEIADYCPFSQEFSWHLSGEFQRSSDCRIMENQPDPFKNYGAEKYGPNSVCLIQKSAFVMAQCRKKLSYPDWGSGCYQVSCSPKGLKVWVKDTAYLCSRSGQVLTVSIQMNGWVHAGNLICPACWDFCDSCPPERDPPASNVTRALSIDLCSCSSSLVVTLWLLMANLIPLLTGFLLCAWS; this comes from the exons ATGGAGACGCGGCCGAAGATGGCGGCCGAGCCCCGCAGCCGGGGCCCGGTGCCGTACACTCGGCCGCCGCTCTCCGCCCTCGCCGCTGCGCTGCTTCTGTTGGGTTGTAGCCCGGCCCCCgccaccgcctcctcctcctcctccagttgtCACCACCGCGTTCCCGGCGGCGGAGAG GTTGTCTACAAAGTTTATCTTAAGGAAAATCATGTTCTCAAGAGAAATGTTGATCAAAACCTGAGAATTAAGACTATATATGACAGAAGTGTTGAAGA ttTGCTCCCTGAGAAACGACACCTTATAAAG AACAAACTTTTCCCACAAGCTATTTCTTATTTGGAAAAGACTTTTCAAGTTCGCAAACCAACCGGTACTATTTCACTAAGCAG GCAATGCGCAACAAACCAGTATTTAAGGAAGAAAGGTGACCCTCATAGATACTGCCAAGGAGCCTGTGCAGAACACACAAGATGTGGCCCAGTTATAGTTCCTGAGGAACACTTACAG CAATGTAGGGTATGTAGTGAAGACGAATGGTATTGTGGACCTGCTGGCTTACCAGACCAAGAAGGAGTTCGAGATGCCGATTTTGTACTTTATGTCAGTGCTCTTACTACTGAAAGATGTGGTCAGGAAAATATTATTGCGTATGCAGCCTACTGCCAACTGGAAGCAGAAATGGACAG gccagtagcaggatatGCTAATTTGTGTCCAAATATGATTTCTACTCAAGCTCAGGAATTTATTGGCATGCTGTCTACAGTGAAACATGAAATTATTCATGCACTG GGTTtctctgctgggctgtttgcattTTATCACGATGATGATGGAAATCCTTTGACAGCAAGATATGCAGATGGGCTCCCACCTTTTAATGACAG TCTAGGTTTGTATCAGTGGAGCAATAAGGTTGTTGATAAAGCAGTGAGGTTATGGGATATACGAGGTAATAAGATGCTGCGCCATGATGTATTTCTTCTTCTAACACCTCGAGTAGTT GAAGAAGCTCGGAAACATTTTGACTGTCCAATTCTAGAGGGAATGGAGCTTGAAAACCAAGGTGGCATGGGTACTGAGCTCAATCACTGGGAAAAGCGATTGTTGGAG AATGAGGCAATGACTGGATCCCACACACAGAACAGGGTCTTCTCCCGGATTACCTTAGCGTTAATGGAGGATACAGG CTGGTATAAAGCCAATTACAGCATGGCAGAGAAATTAGACTGGGGACGTGATAAAGGCTGTGACTTTGTGATGAAAAGCTGTAAATTTTGGATTGACCAAAAGAAAGAGAA GAGGCAATTGGTGAGTCCATACTGTGACACTCTGAGGAGTAATCCACTGCAGTTAACTTGTAGACAGGACCAAAAGGCAGTAGCAGTGTGCAATTTACAGAAATTCCCAAAGCAGTTACCTCAGGAGTATCAG TACTTTGACAGTCTTAATGGAGTACCATCAGAAGATTTGCCTTATTATGGTGGCTCAGTAGAAATTGCTGACTATTGCCCCTTTAGTCAAGAATTTAGTTGGCATTTAAGTGGTGAATTTCAACGCAGCTCAGATTGTAGAATAATGGAAAATCAGCCAG ATCCTTTCAAAAACTATGGTGCAGAGAAATATGGACCAAACTCTGTGTGTCTCATTCAGAAATCAGCATTTGTCATGGCACAGTGCAGAAAAAAGCTCAGTTACCCTGACTGGGGCAGTGGATGTTATCAG GTTTCTTGTTCTCCCAAAGGGCTGAAGGTTTGGGTCAAGGACACAGCATACTTGTGCAGCCGCTCGGGTCAAGTGTTAACTGTTAGCATTCAAATGAATGGATGGGTACATGCTGGAAATCTAATTTGTCCAGCTtgttgggacttttgtgattcctGTCCCCCTGAACGGGATCCGCCAGCTTCTAACGTAACAAGGGCACTATCAATTG ATTTGTGCTCCTGTTCCTCCAGCCTGGTTGTAACTCTCTGGCTGTTGATGGCTAACCTGATCCCCTTGCTGACAGGATTTCTTCTATGTGCATGGAGTTAA
- the LMLN gene encoding leishmanolysin-like peptidase isoform X2 → METRPKMAAEPRSRGPVPYTRPPLSALAAALLLLGCSPAPATASSSSSSCHHRVPGGGEVVYKVYLKENHVLKRNVDQNLRIKTIYDRSVEDLLPEKRHLIKNKLFPQAISYLEKTFQVRKPTGTISLSRQCATNQYLRKKGDPHRYCQGACAEHTRCGPVIVPEEHLQQCRVCSEDEWYCGPAGLPDQEGVRDADFVLYVSALTTERCGQENIIAYAAYCQLEAEMDRPVAGYANLCPNMISTQAQEFIGMLSTVKHEIIHALGFSAGLFAFYHDDDGNPLTARYADGLPPFNDSLGLYQWSNKVVDKAVRLWDIRGNKMLRHDVFLLLTPRVVEEARKHFDCPILEGMELENQGGMGTELNHWEKRLLENEAMTGSHTQNRVFSRITLALMEDTGWYKANYSMAEKLDWGRDKGCDFVMKSCKFWIDQKKEKRQLVSPYCDTLRSNPLQLTCRQDQKAVAVCNLQKFPKQLPQEYQYFDSLNGVPSEDLPYYGGSVEIADYCPFSQEFSWHLSGEFQRSSDCRIMENQPDPFKNYGAEKYGPNSVCLIQKSAFVMAQCRKKLSYPDWGSGCYQICAPVPPAWL, encoded by the exons ATGGAGACGCGGCCGAAGATGGCGGCCGAGCCCCGCAGCCGGGGCCCGGTGCCGTACACTCGGCCGCCGCTCTCCGCCCTCGCCGCTGCGCTGCTTCTGTTGGGTTGTAGCCCGGCCCCCgccaccgcctcctcctcctcctccagttgtCACCACCGCGTTCCCGGCGGCGGAGAG GTTGTCTACAAAGTTTATCTTAAGGAAAATCATGTTCTCAAGAGAAATGTTGATCAAAACCTGAGAATTAAGACTATATATGACAGAAGTGTTGAAGA ttTGCTCCCTGAGAAACGACACCTTATAAAG AACAAACTTTTCCCACAAGCTATTTCTTATTTGGAAAAGACTTTTCAAGTTCGCAAACCAACCGGTACTATTTCACTAAGCAG GCAATGCGCAACAAACCAGTATTTAAGGAAGAAAGGTGACCCTCATAGATACTGCCAAGGAGCCTGTGCAGAACACACAAGATGTGGCCCAGTTATAGTTCCTGAGGAACACTTACAG CAATGTAGGGTATGTAGTGAAGACGAATGGTATTGTGGACCTGCTGGCTTACCAGACCAAGAAGGAGTTCGAGATGCCGATTTTGTACTTTATGTCAGTGCTCTTACTACTGAAAGATGTGGTCAGGAAAATATTATTGCGTATGCAGCCTACTGCCAACTGGAAGCAGAAATGGACAG gccagtagcaggatatGCTAATTTGTGTCCAAATATGATTTCTACTCAAGCTCAGGAATTTATTGGCATGCTGTCTACAGTGAAACATGAAATTATTCATGCACTG GGTTtctctgctgggctgtttgcattTTATCACGATGATGATGGAAATCCTTTGACAGCAAGATATGCAGATGGGCTCCCACCTTTTAATGACAG TCTAGGTTTGTATCAGTGGAGCAATAAGGTTGTTGATAAAGCAGTGAGGTTATGGGATATACGAGGTAATAAGATGCTGCGCCATGATGTATTTCTTCTTCTAACACCTCGAGTAGTT GAAGAAGCTCGGAAACATTTTGACTGTCCAATTCTAGAGGGAATGGAGCTTGAAAACCAAGGTGGCATGGGTACTGAGCTCAATCACTGGGAAAAGCGATTGTTGGAG AATGAGGCAATGACTGGATCCCACACACAGAACAGGGTCTTCTCCCGGATTACCTTAGCGTTAATGGAGGATACAGG CTGGTATAAAGCCAATTACAGCATGGCAGAGAAATTAGACTGGGGACGTGATAAAGGCTGTGACTTTGTGATGAAAAGCTGTAAATTTTGGATTGACCAAAAGAAAGAGAA GAGGCAATTGGTGAGTCCATACTGTGACACTCTGAGGAGTAATCCACTGCAGTTAACTTGTAGACAGGACCAAAAGGCAGTAGCAGTGTGCAATTTACAGAAATTCCCAAAGCAGTTACCTCAGGAGTATCAG TACTTTGACAGTCTTAATGGAGTACCATCAGAAGATTTGCCTTATTATGGTGGCTCAGTAGAAATTGCTGACTATTGCCCCTTTAGTCAAGAATTTAGTTGGCATTTAAGTGGTGAATTTCAACGCAGCTCAGATTGTAGAATAATGGAAAATCAGCCAG ATCCTTTCAAAAACTATGGTGCAGAGAAATATGGACCAAACTCTGTGTGTCTCATTCAGAAATCAGCATTTGTCATGGCACAGTGCAGAAAAAAGCTCAGTTACCCTGACTGGGGCAGTGGATGTTATCAG ATTTGTGCTCCTGTTCCTCCAGCCTGGTTGTAA